A genomic stretch from Leptotrichia sp. HSP-536 includes:
- the dapD gene encoding 2,3,4,5-tetrahydropyridine-2,6-dicarboxylate N-acetyltransferase: MTELEKSKAIIQYIADAKKTTPVELYTDEEIKNAYSCKVIGKEGVKIVFGDWEEIEKIINENNLTNYYLKNDRRNSGVPMLDIKNINARIEPGVFIRDKVSIGDRAVIMMGAVINIGAEIGEGTMIDMNVVLGGRAKVGKNCHIGAGAVLAGVIEPPSADPVVIEDDVVVGANAVVLEGVRVGKGSVVAAGAIVTENVPEGVVVAGTPARIIKGVDAKTASKTELVDALRNI, encoded by the coding sequence ATGACAGAATTAGAAAAATCAAAGGCGATTATTCAATACATTGCCGATGCAAAAAAGACAACGCCTGTAGAACTTTATACAGATGAAGAAATTAAAAATGCTTATTCCTGTAAAGTAATCGGAAAAGAAGGGGTAAAAATTGTATTCGGCGATTGGGAAGAAATTGAGAAAATTATTAATGAAAATAATTTGACTAATTATTACTTGAAAAACGATAGAAGAAATTCTGGTGTGCCTATGCTTGACATCAAAAATATTAATGCAAGAATTGAGCCGGGAGTATTTATACGTGATAAAGTAAGCATTGGGGACAGAGCCGTTATTATGATGGGTGCTGTAATAAATATTGGTGCTGAAATTGGCGAAGGGACAATGATTGATATGAACGTTGTACTTGGTGGACGTGCGAAAGTTGGAAAAAATTGCCACATTGGAGCAGGAGCAGTGCTTGCAGGAGTTATTGAGCCGCCATCAGCAGATCCAGTAGTTATTGAAGATGACGTTGTTGTTGGAGCAAATGCAGTTGTGCTGGAAGGTGTAAGAGTAGGAAAAGGTTCGGTTGTTGCAGCTGGAGCTATTGTTACGGAAAATGTGCCTGAAGGTGTAGTTGTAGCTGGGACGCCCGCAAGAATTATAAAAGGCGTGGATGCAAAAACTGCTTCAAAGACAGAATTAGTTGATGCACTTAGAAATATTTAA